The genomic interval ACTTTGAACAACTAACTACCCATGAAAGAGTCCTTGACAGTGAGCCAGAAATCATTGTGTCCACACATGTATGTGGATTCGCATATTAGAactctttagtttatttattgaTCCAAAGCCAATTCTCAAGAGTCATGACATAGTCATCCAAACAGAATCATGAGCTAATTAAGGAAACACACTtccaaacaagaacaagaagacaaaaaatcaaatctgcTTATGTCTGATTTTCTGtcttaaaataacaaaaaacccTACAAAGAAGCAAGATTGAAAATGTGGAAATGGAGGATCAGAAGAAGACACATGACGAATCTTACAAACTAAGACCCAACTTCACAACccaatatcaaaatttaaacacaaaaacgTCTGCTATTCACAGCACTTTTTCCCTAACCTTTATCCTCCCCTTATCTCAACTGGCCCACCTTCATGATTAACCAAAACTTTACTCCCGATTGCTCCTAGTTAACCTTTCCATCCCATCGTCTCCAAATGTTCCCGGAAAATTTTTAACATGTTACAGAATGTCACTATCCCAACCAAGCTGCAATCATCCTCGACAACCCAAACATAATTCACACGATGAGCAATTGCCTGGATCATCACTGCCACCAAAGAGCTCTTGGGGTGACAAACTATTGCCTCCGCTCTCCTCACCATCCGCGCCGAGTAACTCATAGACCTGCTATACCTTCCTGATCTTGAAGTAGATAACAAAGACTCCTCGTCCGATGAAGATGATGACGACGATGTTCCGGAAGCTGTTAGAATGTTGAATTCCTCCAGCATGCCTTCCAAATTCTTTTCCTTTAACCTCGCCTTCACCACCCTGACTAGATCCTCCGGGGGTCCTCCACAATCAATGTAGGCCATGAGGTCTCCGGAGGATAGAGTGGTGATGGCTGCTGCGACGGTTTCGTCGCAGCAGGCGAGGGTGAAGGGTGAGATCTCTCCGATCAAACCTCCGTCACCATCAACTACAGCCACGGAAGTTTGCTCAGAGAGAGAGCGGGATATAGCTCCAATTGCCGAAGAGGCAGGGGAGTAATAGTCAATGGCTAAGATGTCGGTGGTGATAATGCCAAGAGTGTCAACAGAGAGCGCCGGGAGCGGGGAGAAGAGACCGATGGAGCCGAGAAGGAACCGGATCACGTCCTCTTGAGTCAACCAGCAGAATTCGCGGCCGTTGTGGATGGTAGTAGGGCCGGTGGTCGAGGGTTTTTGGAGCTGTTTTCTTCTTGAATAGCTGCTTAGTTCGGTTTGTATCGGCACCACGAGGTTCTGGGCTCCTTGCAGAATTAGATCGATGGCTTCCCACAATctgaaaagacaagaaaaatagattcacgTTTTGCAGAGCTTGTTTGAAACAGGGGAGGCTAAGCTGAATTGGGTCAATTTGCTTTCGTCTTTCTTTCAATTCAGGTCATAACTGAAATGTTACGATGAAATGAAACAACgttctgatttatttttcaggaattataatttgaaaattgtaaattaagagGCTTGGGTTGAGTTTCACGGGTAGCAGTTGAATAAACACATCTTATCAAGTTCAAACGAGcatttaaaattatgaaaaactcCTACGGAGatattaaaactgaaattaaaggGAAACCCAGATAGTGACCTGCAAAGACGAtcaaactcaaaagaaaaaaaaaaaaaaaatgcatagggaaaaatccaaattattagTGTCTGTATCAAGTACCTCGAAGATGGCTCCAGATGCCTCACGAGTCCAGGAATCTTTGGCAAGATTGCAGAAACAGGCGCCTTCAGAGCAGCAGAAGGGGACAACAGATTCTCATCCCTGCAAAGATAGCATATCACATCCACCATGCACACCTTGCCAACGCAACGGCACTCGCGGCCAACGCCGACGTTGTCGTCACCAAACTCAACCTTGGCCGAGTGGTCGACGCAGTCCCATACGCTGATGAAGTTGTCGTCGGTATTTTTCAAGGCCGCCAAAGCGTCAGCGACGGTGGCAGAGATGGGCAAGGACCTCAGGGCTGGTTTGCCGAGACAGAGGTCTGATACCACGTTCGCCAAAAAGCTCACTGCCATGCAAAAGCTAGAGAGAAATATATAATCAGCAGGAAAAAGCTTAGAGGGTGTGAAAACGGTGGTGCTCGGCGTAGTTGGTGCGGTGGTAGTGGCGATTTTATGTAGCAATGGGATGGGTATTTATAAGTAAGATGGCAATAAGAGAGTTGGATGCCAAACGTGGGCAGAGTAAAAGATACCAAAAATGTGATGGGTCCATTTACAATTATtctattgttatatatatctatcacatttttatgtaatattctattgttatatatttatcacaTGTTACCTAAATTACAGGCTTACAGCTTGGAGATTTGAATGATCACTTTTTTCTCTGGTCATTATAGCTAaacaactttatatatattaggtctTTCTTTTAAGCAACTCGTgcatataatactattattattattattattattatatatagacaaGTTACACATAATctcttataaaaagaaaaattatacttattattCCACACACTACAcctaatttaatatatttttttctcataaaaagtatgtagtgtatggatgataagtagaataactcaattaatt from Juglans regia cultivar Chandler chromosome 2, Walnut 2.0, whole genome shotgun sequence carries:
- the LOC109013414 gene encoding CBS domain-containing protein CBSX5-like — translated: MAVSFLANVVSDLCLGKPALRSLPISATVADALAALKNTDDNFISVWDCVDHSAKVEFGDDNVGVGRECRCVGKVCMVDVICYLCRDENLLSPSAALKAPVSAILPKIPGLVRHLEPSSRLWEAIDLILQGAQNLVVPIQTELSSYSRRKQLQKPSTTGPTTIHNGREFCWLTQEDVIRFLLGSIGLFSPLPALSVDTLGIITTDILAIDYYSPASSAIGAISRSLSEQTSVAVVDGDGGLIGEISPFTLACCDETVAAAITTLSSGDLMAYIDCGGPPEDLVRVVKARLKEKNLEGMLEEFNILTASGTSSSSSSSDEESLLSTSRSGRYSRSMSYSARMVRRAEAIVCHPKSSLVAVMIQAIAHRVNYVWVVEDDCSLVGIVTFCNMLKIFREHLETMGWKG